ATGCACTTATTAGGATTAAAACTCGCCAATATTGGCCCATTCGATAGTGTTGAACTTAATTTTACTAATCAAGAAACCGGTAAAGCTTCACAACTTATTGTGTTAACTGGCGAAAACGGAACCGGTAAAAGTATCTTACTAGATAGTATCCGCGTTGCATTTGGAACATCTTTTGGAAAACCTACCCGTCCTATATATCGTGAAGGAGATAAATTCATTATCGAAGCGATTGTTGATAGAAATATTAATAGTGAAATGATTAACACAACTCTTCACGTAGACCGTTTTGATGTTCATGGTAATCCACAAACACCATAGTCAAATCTTCCAATCCAGGTACAAAACGGAAATGTGTCAAATCCAAAATGGGTGGTTGACTATTGGCAATCAGCTTTGGCAACAGATCCTTTTCGAATTCAAAACTTTAGTGCACCTAACCCTAGGGTATATCTCTCAAACGCATTTGCCGGAAATACTCAAAATTCTTTTGCAACGAACCTGATCTGTTATATCGATTACCTTAGAGATAGTAGAGATAACGAAGAACAAAAAGTTGGTGAATTGTTATGGCAAGCTTTGAGCACAATTACAGAGAAAGCTATCAACGATGGAGCCTTAAGTCATATTGCAAGATCTACTTTTTCACCAATATTCAAGCATAGAAATAGAGAAATCAGTATAGAGAAGCTCTCTGCCGGAAGTTTATATTTTATTCAAAGAATGCTTGGACTACTAGGCAAAATGTATTCATGTTATATGGTTTCAAATAATCAATCAGATAATCTACTAAATACACCTGGACTTTTACTCATCGATGAGCCAGAAAATCATCTTCACCCTAAATGGCAGAAAAAATTCTTGCCTATAATTCGCGCAGTCTTTCCAAATATACAAATAATTGCTGCTACCCACTCACCATTCATTGTTGCTTCGTCTCCTGAAGCCAGAGTATTTGTATGTCGGGCCAAAGACCAGACATGTGAGGTTGTTGACGTAACTCGCACTTTTGCCAACGAACCTGTGGATGAAGTCCTGATGTCAGATGCTTTTTCAGCAACACCACCTTTTAGTGAAAAAATCACACAATTACTTTACCAGCGTAATGAAGCAATAAAGCAGAACAATAAAACAGAGAGAGAAAAAATTGAAAAGGAACTCCTCTCATTGAATCAAGAAGCATTTGCTTGGCTACGTATCGATTCTTTATTAAATAAGGTTTCACCTTGATTCTATTAACCCGCCTCCCTTGTCCAGAACCACTTGCTAGCAATGCTGACAAGTGGACTAAAGAGTTTATTGCAAAACGCCAGATTGATAAAAAAGAACGACCACAAAAAAAAAGATATGCACACAATCAAATTATTGATCAACTTGCGGCAATGAGTAGCCAGAAATGTTTTTACTGCGAATGCAAACTTATATTTGATACTAATACTCAAGGCTATGGAGGTGAAGAGACAGTTGATCACTACATAGAAGTTTGTGTTAATCCTTCAAAAGCTTATGAATGGTGCAATCTTTACCTATGTTGTAGAGGTTGCCAGAATAAAATAAGAGAAAATAGCCTATCCGTAAGCGAATGTTTAGACCCATGCGGCACTTCAGACCCTTCTGATCATTTAATTTTCGATGATGAAATTATTAGATCACGAAACAATTCAACAAAAGGGATTGCTACAATTAAGAAGTACAAACTTAATCGTGAAAATCTGGCATATAAGCGTCTTAAACAACTAAATGAATTTGGGAAGTTGCTCTACGAAATTTATAATAGACAAATTAAAGAGCAGAGGCAAACAATGATCAAAGAAGAACTAGAAGCGTTACACAGCTTTGCTCAACCTGATCACGCATACTCATTAATGTTTCGATGGCGACTGAAAAATTTTAAAGATATTTAACTAATTTTTACATTATGTATATTTACAGACATCTTATTATCCAGGCATTATTTTATATTTTGTAACTTTGTTATTCATTTTACTCCTAAAGTGCACCTAATGGCTTGATCTAGTTCTCCACCACTTGGAAGATTAGGGCCAGAAATAAATCTCTTAGAAAAATCGTCGAGTGAAAAACGTATTTTTCGTTCAATTTTTAAACCACGTTGTTGGCCATGTAGCACCTGATCGCTAAGAGCATAAGTATGTACTGTGATATTGTCTGCTCTTTTATTTGTTAATAATGGAATATCTTTACCGATTATTTCTTCAAACTTTCTATACACTATATTTGGCAAAATAAAATATATCCCAGTTTTAACAAGTGCTGACCTAGAATATACTTGTCCTTTCCTAATTAATTGCGGGATTAATCTTTTATGTACGTTTGCCCAATTCATCCCATGAGCGGAAGTGGGAATTGTTTTTGCTGTCTTTATGTTTTTATATGCATACCATGTATCACGGTAATTACCTGTTATATCTATGCTTTGAACTTCTATACCTGTATATTCATTCAAAGTCCCATTTAATATTTTTGCAAGAACCCAATCCATTGAAAGACTATTACCTACCTTAATTTCTTTACCTGAATTCATTCCTAGCGCAACGATGCATTTACTAATATTTTCTCTATTTTTAATAAAATCATCAAATGTGAAAAACGGAATATTCTCACCAAATGCATCCTTTGAAACTTCTTTTAATGAATTATAGTTATCAGCATACAAACGATTTGGGCATATGATGCAATCTCCAAATGGTGATGTTACGCTGCACGTGCCATACGTAATCGATTTATCATGGTTTGTTTTACTGCA
This portion of the Deltaproteobacteria bacterium genome encodes:
- a CDS encoding AAA family ATPase; amino-acid sequence: MHLLGLKLANIGPFDSVELNFTNQETGKASQLIVLTGENGTGKSILLDSIRVAFGTSFGKPTRPIYREGDKFIIEAIVDRNINSEMINTTLHVDRFDVHGNPQTP
- a CDS encoding AAA family ATPase — translated: MSNPKWVVDYWQSALATDPFRIQNFSAPNPRVYLSNAFAGNTQNSFATNLICYIDYLRDSRDNEEQKVGELLWQALSTITEKAINDGALSHIARSTFSPIFKHRNREISIEKLSAGSLYFIQRMLGLLGKMYSCYMVSNNQSDNLLNTPGLLLIDEPENHLHPKWQKKFLPIIRAVFPNIQIIAATHSPFIVASSPEARVFVCRAKDQTCEVVDVTRTFANEPVDEVLMSDAFSATPPFSEKITQLLYQRNEAIKQNNKTEREKIEKELLSLNQEAFAWLRIDSLLNKVSP
- a CDS encoding restriction endonuclease; the protein is MLNRPRKDIVEIFGYSPDDTTRQCRTLWNIGACPFINKTCSKTNHDKSITYGTCSVTSPFGDCIICPNRLYADNYNSLKEVSKDAFGENIPFFTFDDFIKNRENISKCIVALGMNSGKEIKVGNSLSMDWVLAKILNGTLNEYTGIEVQSIDITGNYRDTWYAYKNIKTAKTIPTSAHGMNWANVHKRLIPQLIRKGQVYSRSALVKTGIYFILPNIVYRKFEEIIGKDIPLLTNKRADNITVHTYALSDQVLHGQQRGLKIERKIRFSLDDFSKRFISGPNLPSGGELDQAIRCTLGVK